Genomic segment of Sebastes umbrosus isolate fSebUmb1 chromosome 19, fSebUmb1.pri, whole genome shotgun sequence:
TGAATGAGTTAAAATTAGGgtcaaatacatttctgatgtgCTGCTCCGTTATGAGCAGACATTATTCAGTATAATGTACATTTCCACAGTCGTGTCATGTTGCTCTCAGCTCCTCTTCTCTAACACAAAGACTGGGTTTATTTAGTAACATTAGCAGTCACTTCTACTTTGCTGTCACTGAGTCACCGTCAGTGAAACTCACCACCTCCGTCCTACAGAAGtgtcacattaaaagccttctGGCAGCTCAAAGGGTATGATCACTCCTCTTTCTTGcaagcttttaatttgaaacagcagcaggaagtaTTGACTTTCATTCATCAGTAACTTTAAGGGGAACACAAATGATTTCCCACATCAGAAACTTTGTCCTAACGTTTATTCGTCCTGTACCTCGGTGGCGGTGCTGTTGCGAACAACTTCCGGCTCTGCTGGCAGGTCATTGTCCAGAGATCTTCGGGCGTATTCCCTGCGGTGTTTGTCATCCACTCGTGTCAGGTACCATGTCCCCGGGAACAGATCCTCCACTGAGCCTCGAGGGACGTAGCTGGCTGCACGGAcacattgaaaaacaaaaatgggatCAGAGATGCAGGATTCTTAATATTAAGcatggatgcaccgatccgactttttcagtcccgataccgatagcaatacctgggctttgggtatcggccgatacggagtaccgatctgataccagtgtttaattagtaagctgtatgcctcactgtgtggaagtgactggacttcagtaggcaacaagtttttggcatcattgggcaaaaattccataatgacctttcagcatattgcaattcaagtgttctgagagaaaactaaaccaAGTCAAAGGTCTCCCTCTGAATCAGACAGGAGCAGCAGTTACGGCGGGGTCATACCTAAGTGATGCGTATCCTCTCTCAGCTTCATGTTCTCAGAGAAGACAGCAGGCGAGACCTTGATCCTGGAGTCGAGTCTGACCTTCAGGTCACTCAGGCTGGACACAAGTTTGTCCAGACCGGATCCTGGAACAAACAGTCAACAAATCACATGTAAGAACACACCTTCCCTTTGTTTCtacaattatattatattatattatataatataagggctgtcaattgattttcgaatcaattatttttttgcatttatttttaaatgtatttatccagtataaaatgtatatacttatttctgcatgattttccctttgcctTTCCCCTTATctttttccccaaacttatttatttctgtattattttctttatacatttctgcttcattatgcaaatgatagctttaaaactgagcccgctacaacctaaaaatcgcaagttgcgttaaagaaattagtgccgttataACTAATTTaggttaacgcgttaactttgacagccctatatactATACGTTCTAATCTCATCCACATCACTCAACTGAACTGAACCGTGGCCGACTTACCGGGTGTGTGGTCCTGTGTGACTCTGAGAGAATACAGAGTAGCAGCAAATCCCGAACCATAGGAGAAAACCCCGATCCTCTGTCCTGCTATCTGTGACGATGTGTGTCTGCAACACAGATGCAACAAACATTCTCCTTACATACGACAACACCATCACTAATTCAATCAGCCGTGCCAGGATCTTTGAGAGGACTAAGTTCACAGTGACTTTGCTTAACAATGCACTCGAGATGATGTGATTAAATACAGTTGATGGATGAAAGAAAGTCAGGCACTGAGACATACTGTGCAATGACTGATGCCAGGCAGCCGTAGACAGAGGGGGTGTACATGTTTCCATTCTGGTTGGAGATCAGCAGTGAGGGCTTGGTCTTCTCCTCAAACAGATCTGCGCTGGCCTTCATAAAGGCCTTCTCCACATCCCGGTCAAAGTAGGTCTCTTCTGGTCGCACATCTCTgcaattcaaacacacacaaatgatcAGCAACGGAATCACCAAAGTGTTTCTTCCTGTTGTCATTAATGAAGAGCTGATCTTTGTAGAGTGACATATACGGTTATTTGAGGCCATATTACAgttatatatacactatataatatactacattatattatatttacagcAACAAGTCTACTCTTTTTAGTGCTTTATTCAAGAGGATTGTTTTAAAAGACCCTGTCTCCTGCCCAGCTGCTTTATTCAAAGTGTACCTGAAGGCATCGAGGCCTGCGAAGGGTCCCGTGTCAGTGTTGGGGCTGGGGTCGCTCAGAAAGTCATTCAGCATCAGTCTCGCCAACGACTTCTGCACCAGCTTGCAATACGGAGAATGGAAGACGAGATGGCCAAAGTCGTCCAGGTTGAAACGCTTCTCTGAACCGTCTGTCAAGAAGAAGACGAATGATTAGACTCCTCTTTACCTTTTGCCTGCTTGTAACACACTGGATTCCAATCCAGTGACACAGTTGGAAAGAGCAATGAGAACACTTTTCACCCAAATACCAACACTTGCTCTGCTTTATCTCTTAAACCCCTTTCGTCTTGTTGCACCTCCCCTCCCACGTCTGCACCGTGCACACTGCGCTAGCTAGGTACAAAATACGGTAATACTTCATTTTACGGGTCAGCAAATTTCAGAGTAGAGTTGGAAACGTTCATAACGTGTCTTTAATAGCCTCATGTTCTCAGATACTGTACGTGTTGACACATCAGGTTAAAGGCTCATCTCATTAAACTACTTTATGTTCAGTGAACTTAGGGTCAACTTCTTAGCGCCGCAAGCAGGTAACATCCTAAACCCTCTTAACTAATCAGGCCATTATCACACCAGTCCCTCCACATGCAGAAAGGTACTCTGACTATCACATACAACAGGTAaagaagaagttacagtcaactgtaatattacaactgcTCTTATTATGTAGCAGTATGATGGATTTTCCTGCTGGAACCTTAGATCTGTATTTGTAGGTCTTCAGATGGATGATCTTTAACATGGAGCAGTAATAAGATTGAATGAGTCACTAATGACGAATTTCCACCGCATGGTACAGCTCGGCTCGGCTCAATTTTGGTACCACGTACTTTTCTCAATTTTGTTTTCCACTGAAGACACAGTAGTAGCTATGTACGCAGGATTCTTAGCTGATCGTCATAGCGATGCTGCGTGAATCTGCCGAGTCTTCATCTTCAACGAGACTTAAACACAAGAACAACGTGTTTTCACGCTCGATCTTTCCAGAGGAACGTCTGTACTTTGTTGACTGACTACGCCGTGGTTTTGTGGGcagctataaaaaaataatctgggtcgagtggacaaaaaaaaaaaaaaaaaaaaaaaaaaaaaaactgcaattgATGGTAGCCTGGCTATTTAAAAATGGTGGGTTTGTGCAGGGTCTCTGATACCTCTGCACCTCCTGGGCTTGTGGTGTTATACGTTTTCTAACTGTAAAAACTATATAGAACAAGCCTACATGGAACACTTAAATGTGGATCAGTCTATATTGATcataaacaacagtttgaacCCACCTCTTTGCCACTGTGCGTGGATCTTGTTGCGATACACAGAGTAGCAGCGGTCCAAGGCACTCAGGTAGCACTCTATCGACAGCTTGCCGTCCACCACGGGATACTCTGACATCAGGTCTGGCTTGTAGAAGTCGTATGCATGCTGCATGTGGGTTCCTCGCAAACCTGCACAACAGATCAATTCAGCTCCTTCGATATGTAGTACTCCTATGTATGTATAACTGCACTATCTGCACTCCCATCTTTGTCTACACTAAGATGgctaaaatgaacaaaacacatcttttcacagattaaattttgttttatgctaaaagTATTACTGTTAGTAAACTTCCCCAGAATGACTGAGATAGTTTCTGGTATTTAgatgtattgttcaacacataCAATAACTCATCTAACCAGCGCACATTGTAAAAGTCATTAACAGTCACTTGGAAGGTCTTCTGTTTTCTTCTAACACCATTCAGCTCAGTGCTGAACAGCCGAGAAGATTAAATCTGAACTTCAGTGACTTGGTACAAAAGTTCAGTAAACATTTGTATGATGGGATTAGCTAAATAACAGTGGGGTGTTGCTGTAACAAATTGTGCACAACAAACAGTTCCTTAACTGACCTCGTTCAAAGGCCAGAGGAGCATTGGGCCCGACCAGCATGGCCACAGCACCGGCCCCTCCCGTAGGCCGGGCACTTCCTGTGGCGTAGACAGCAATGTCGCCCGCTACAACCAAAGCATAACGCCCTGCAGAAAGGAAACATGAGGAGAAGGGAAAGGCAGATTTTTATTAACCCATTGTATAGGAGTGTAACAAGTCATTTGTTGCAACGATTACAGCTGCTTAAATGCATCGATCTGCTAAAAAGGTGTAATCTGATCAGTCAGGCTTTAGCAGTAATCACTAAGAAACTCTTCATAATGATGCAACTGAATGAAAACTTCTACacttctgatattttatagactaaacaattgaGCAGTGAGTGGAAAACATAAACTATGTAATActgaaaacacatcaataaTAACACAAGTTTGTTCCCTCACCATCCCATGAGCTGGACTCCACCCAGTTGACAGCATTGAAGAGTGCAGCTGTGCCGCCGTAGCAGGCGTTTGTGGTGTCAATGCCCTCCACATCTGTATTGCCAGAGTCCTCAAACAGCTGCATGATGACGGTCTTGACAGACTTGGACTTGTCGATGATGGTCTCAGTGCCAACCTCCAATCGACCCACGCTGTCATAGGACAGACCATTCTTCTCCATCAACCTCTGGACGACCGTCAGGCACAAAGAGTTGATGTCCTCGCGGTCTGAGCAGAAGCCCATGCGAGCTTGGCCCAGGCCCACGGTGTATTTACCAGCTGCCACGCCATCTAACTGCTCAAGCTCGGCCTGGTCAACAAACTGGGACGGGAAGTACAGTTCCATGGCAATGATACCTACATCTTTGGGCCATGGTCCCAAGCAACTGATTGGGGCTGATCCTGGCATCCTGAATGGGATGAGAAGAGGTTTCATGTCAGCATATTAATCTGATACATTGGTAGTGTCGGAATACTACAACTTTGAAAAGTTTTCAGTAATTAACCAGgctcaatcaatcaatccaaAGCTACATGTGCACAGCCCACAGCTCCCAAAACAACTGTAATAACATTGTTAAGTAGGTCAAAGTGCATCCTGCTTACTCTGTTTGAATAATACCAGCCAATACTTACATCCATCCAGAGagtgtaatttttttaaatttttattttggccATTATTAGATAGTGTCAGTGAGAGGTATTGTTAAttgtaatgtttatttattctatcctttttaatgcactgacgggagctgggagaaacaatattttgtttccttctgtgtatgcaaatactcagtgaaatgacaataaagtgaatcttgaTCTTGATAGTTGTGAAAGGGGgaaagagaggggatgacatgccgCAAAGGGCAACGTCCTGTAATAATCTTGCACATGTTGAAATTTGCACATCTACATTTGAACATTTACTacctcaattttttttttattaaagaacaaaacattgtaacttgcacacttataactaatgtatatagtatcttgcacagattgctaatgtatataatatgttattgcacacttgttAATGTATATAGAGGGTTATCctatgtttataatttagattttttatgatagttgtagtagtcaggaatatttatagtgtattccagTATTCTAGgatatatttctctagtgtcgacatgtacattttatgtactGTTACTATGCATTGTCTGTATAAAGTGCTGCAGTAACAATAACTTCCCAATTTGAGATCAATAggagtacatctatctatccatctatgtatccatcaatcaatctatctatctatctatctatcaatcaatcaatcaatcaaatcaatcaatctatctatggACTCAGCCTCAGGTAACCTTAGACATTAGTGTTGTTCCACTGTTAGCTTAGAGATCTCACAGCTAATGCTATTTAGCTAGGTTACAAGGTTACTGAGCAGCTAGCATGTCAGCTAAGATCATTGCACTACTTAATAGAAAGTCACTTATTGCCATATTATTATTGTATCTGCTTTACTTGACCTTTAAACACCAACCAAACGAACTACAACGCCGGTCTCGTTGCACACACACCACTAGCTAAGGTTACCAAAGAAGCTAGGTAGCTAGAAAAGCCATCAGAAGGACTTTATCTGAACTAACGGTATTTAATGTTATGTCAAAACATGTGACAGTTAGCGAGCATTTATCTTATATTGAAGATGCCACATACCTAAACAGCTACATAAAGCTGCAGTGTTGTTGTTGAGAGAGCAGATAAGATAGAGAGGACAGAAGAGCTAACTGGGTGAAAGGGCAACGACGGGATTTCCTGGAACTTTAATTCTGTAACCCGTTAGACTCTATCACACTGAATAGATTAGAAATagagaatagaaagctttattgtcatcctattaaatacaacgagattcacagttgccacttctggtctgTGCTttcaaaacaaatacttgacaaagactaaacgaggcagataaaacatataacaggtaaaacacacacagttataaagtaaataaaacaggtaaagtagataaataaatataaacagaagtgttacactagaggaataaaatataaaaatagatgtaatgtaaacagagataatttacacttgtaaaataggtagggtagatgtaataaataaatataaatagaagtgttacactagaggtataaaatataaaaatagatgtaatgtaaacagaggtaattgcacttgtaagataggtagggtagatgtaataaataaatataaatagaagtgttacactagagaaataaaatataaaaatagatttaatgtaaacagaggtaattgcacttgtaaaataggtagggtagatgtaataaatacatataaacagaagtgttacactagaggtataaaatataaaaaatagatttaatgtaaacagaggtaattgcacttgtaagataggtagggtagatgtaataaatacatataaacagaagtgttacactagaggaataaaatataaaatagatgtaatgtaaacagaggtaattgcacttgtaagataggtagggtagatgtaataaataaatataaatagaagtgttacactagagaaataaaatataaaaatagatttaatgtaaacagaggtaattgcacttgtaaaataggtagggtagatgtaataaatacatataaacagaagtgttacactagaggtataaaatataaaaaatagatttaatgtaaacagaggtaattgcacttgtaagataggtagggtagatgtaataaatacatataaacagaagtgttacactagaggaataaaatataaaatagatgtaatataaacagaggtaattgcacttgtaagataggtagggtagatgtaataaataaatataaatagaagtgttacactagagaaataaaatataaaaatagatttaatgtaaacagaggtaattgcacttgtaaaataggtagggtagatgtaataaatacatataaacagaagtgttacactagaggtataaaatataaaaaatagatttaatgtaaacagaggtaattgcacttgtaagataggtagggtagatgtaataaatacatataaacagaagtgttacactagaggaataaaatataaaatagatgtaatgtaaacagaggtaattgcacttgtaaaa
This window contains:
- the hmgcs1 gene encoding hydroxymethylglutaryl-CoA synthase, cytoplasmic, with the translated sequence MPGSAPISCLGPWPKDVGIIAMELYFPSQFVDQAELEQLDGVAAGKYTVGLGQARMGFCSDREDINSLCLTVVQRLMEKNGLSYDSVGRLEVGTETIIDKSKSVKTVIMQLFEDSGNTDVEGIDTTNACYGGTAALFNAVNWVESSSWDGRYALVVAGDIAVYATGSARPTGGAGAVAMLVGPNAPLAFERGLRGTHMQHAYDFYKPDLMSEYPVVDGKLSIECYLSALDRCYSVYRNKIHAQWQRDGSEKRFNLDDFGHLVFHSPYCKLVQKSLARLMLNDFLSDPSPNTDTGPFAGLDAFRDVRPEETYFDRDVEKAFMKASADLFEEKTKPSLLISNQNGNMYTPSVYGCLASVIAQHTSSQIAGQRIGVFSYGSGFAATLYSLRVTQDHTPGSGLDKLVSSLSDLKVRLDSRIKVSPAVFSENMKLREDTHHLASYVPRGSVEDLFPGTWYLTRVDDKHRREYARRSLDNDLPAEPEVVRNSTATEHIPSPAKKMPRIPAAAAGPEAVVSN